TATGTGCTGAACTTCAGCCTCGCGACGCGGCCGTGGATGCTGCTGCCGGTGGGGGCCGTATATGCAGTGCTTTATTACGGCCTGTTCCGCTTCTTCATCCGCCGTTTCGACCTCGCGACGCCCGGACGCGAAAAGGGCGTGGTCGCCGAAACCGCCACTGCATCGGCGGGCGGCGCGCGGGGCGAAGCCTTTGTCGCGGCGCTCGGCGGCGCGGCCAACCTGGTCAGCGTCGATGCCTGTACCACGCGCCTCCGCCTGATCGTCGCCGACCAACAAGCGATCGACGACGCCGCGCTGTCCTCGCTCGGCGCGCGCGGCATCATCCGCCCGTCGAAAAAGGCGGCGCAGGTGGTGCTCGGACCGATTGCCGACCTGGTCGCCGAAGAGATCCGCGGCGCGCTGGCGTGGAGCGGCGCCGCGGTCGCTGCCACACATCGGCCGGTGATCGCCGGCAGCACCGATGCTTCCGGGCTGCCCGCCGAAGTCGTTGGCGCGCTCGGCGGCGACGCCAACCTCCGCACCGTTCACGCGCTTCACGGCCGCTTCCGCGTCGAGCTCGCCGACCCCGCGCGCGTCGACGAGGGCGCTCTCGTACGGATCACGCACGGGATCGCCCGCCCGCAAACCGACGTCTGCCACATCCTGCTATGACTTAGCGCGGTCGCCTTCGGCCCTGGCTAGTCCCAATCGAGCGCGCCCTTTTTCCATTCGTAGATGAAACCTACCGTCAAGATGCCCAAAAAGACCATCATGGCGCCCCATGCTTCCCAGCCGAGATCGTCGACGACGATGGCCCAGGGAAAGAGGAAGGCAGCCTCAAGGTCGAAAATGATAAACAGGATCGCGACCAGATAGAAACGGACGTCGAACGGCTTGCGCGGTGCTTCGAAGGCGGGAAAGCCGCACTCATATTCGGAGAGTTTCTCACTGTCCGGCGCGTGAGCGCCGGTGACGCGCGACACCGCCATCGGCAAGAAGACGAACAGGAGCGACAGCGCCAGCGCGACGCCCATGAAGATCAGGATCGGAAGATAGTCGAGCAACAGCGTGGACGACGACGCCAGATTGGCGCCGGATACGGATTGGGACGGCATGGCGGCCTCCTTCGAAGTCGCCGGGCCGTCCCGGACCTGATGCCGACGCACCCGCCCATGCCAGAGCCGAACGCGCCGGGGAGGACGTGGCCTCGCTGATTTTGGTCAACGCCGGTCAGACGGACGATGAAAGCTTCATCATCACCAGTCCGCTGACGATCAGAAGCGCGGCGGCGATCCGCATCGCATTCGCCTGTTCACCGAGGACGAAGATGCCGACAAGAAACGCCCCGACCGCGCCGATCCCGGTCCAGATCGTGTAAGCGGTGCCGAGTGGCAGCGACTTCATGGATAAGGAGAGCAATGCGAAGCTTATAATCATCGCGCCGATCGTGATGGCGGTCGCGCCAGGGCGCGTGAAACCCTCGGACTGCTTCATCGAATAGGCCCACACGATTTCGAAAATTCCGGCGATCGTCAGATAAATCCAGGCCATGACAGCCTCCTTCAAAGGCTGCCGGGCCGTCCCGGACTTGGGAAACCCGCATCATGTGCAGGCGAGGACGTGGCCTCTGGAAGGCGGCCTGGCAGGGGCAGCAGGACTCGAACCCGCGACCCTCGGTTTTGGAGACCGATGCTCTACCAACTGAGCTATACCCCTAGGCCGGAGTGCGCCACTAGCCGGATTGCAGGGGCGGGGCAAGAGGGATGACGGGTTGCGCGTGCGGGCGGGGCTGATATGCGCAATTTTGCATGAGCGCAGCGCCGTCCCCCGCCCGGTCCCCGTCCCCGGCCCCCGCCCCGCCCGACGGGCCTCCGCAAAATTATCTGGGCGGAATCGGATTGCGCCTGCTCGCGATGGTCAGCCTGTCGCTGATGTTCGTGCTCGTCAAAATGATCGACGCTGCCGATATCCATATCGTCGAGAGCCTGTTCTGGCGCCAGGCGCTCGTCCTGCCCTTCCTGCTGGTCTGGGTACAGGCGACCGGTGGCCTGTCGTCACTGAAGACGCAGCGCATCGGCGCGCATGCACGGCGGATGCTGATGGGCCTGACCGGCATGGCTTGCAATTTCGGCGCCATGATCCTGCTGCCGATGGCGGAAGCGACGACGATCAGCCTGTCGGTGCCGATTTTCGCGGTGATCTTTGCGGCGATCCTGCTGGGCGAGGCGACAGGGTGGCAGCGATGGAGCGCGGTGATCATCGGCTTTGTCGGCGTCCTCGTCGTGCTCGACCCGATTTCGGGCTTTGCCGGCGGCTTCGGCGGAACGCATGGCGTCGGCACGCTGATTGCGCTCACCGGCGCGGTCATGACGGCGCTGATCACGATTGCGGTACGCGACCTTGGCCGAACAGAAAATGCGGGGACGATCGTTTTCTGGTTCAGCCTCTTGTCCATGATCCCGCTCGGGATCGCCCTGCCCTTTGTCTTCACGCCGCATGACGGCCGCGAATGGCTGCTCCTGGTCGGCCTCGGCTTTCTTGGCGCCGTCGTCCAGATGTCGCTGACCGGCGCGCTGCGCCTCGCCCCCGTGTCGGTCGTCATCCCCATGGATTATTCAAGCCTGCTATGGGCGATCGCCGCCGGCTGGTGGTTCTTTGGCACGCTGCCCGCCGACACGACCTGGGTCGGTGCCCCCTTGATCATCGCGTCGGGCCTGTTCATCGCCTGGCGCGAGCATCGCCGCCATATCGACCGGCCCAAGGAGGTTGCTGCATGACATTACCGATCCTCTATCACTGCCCCGACGCCCGCTCGCTGCGCTGCCTGTGGGCGGTCGAGGAAGCCGGGATCGACGTGGACCTGCGCCTGCTGAAATTCCCCCCGCGCGCGTTCGAGCCCGATTATCGCGCCGTCAATCCGTTGATGACGATCCCCGGCTGGGTCGAGAACGGCCAGTTGATGACCGAGTCCGCCGCGATCTGCGAACGCATCGCCGAAGGAACTCCGCTGGAGGTTCACCGCGACGAGAATGATTATTGGGCGTGGCGCAACTGGCTGCACCGCAGCGATGCGACGCTGACCTTCCCGCTCGCGATCATGATCCGCTACACGCGCGTCGAACCCGAGGAGCGCCGGCTTGCCCAGGCGGTCGAGGACTATAAGGCGTTCTTTGGCGGCCGCGCGAAGAGCATCGAGGCAGCGCTGGCCGACGGCCGCGAGTGGCTCGTCGCGGATCGCTTTACCATTGCCGACATCGTGATCGGCTATGCAGCCTTCCTCGCGACGACATTGCGTGCTGACGATGTACTTGGCGATGCGACGAAGGCGTGGCTCGGCCGCTGTATGGCGCGCGAGGGGTTTCAGCGCGCGCGGCAGCGCCAGAAAGCAGCCGAATAACGAAAAAGGGCTCCACCATTTGGTGGAGCCCTTCGTGCCCCCCGTGCATGGCAAAGCCAACGAGGAAAACGCATCGGCCTTTCGGGGTGTAGGTCGCGTGAAAGGCCGTATGTGGGGCCAATTTATGGTGCGCCGCAGAAGTTGGCTTTCACATTCTCCCGCGCTTAAAGCGACAAAAGATACGGACGTGCGCGTCGAAAATGTTTCCTTTGTCGCTTTAGGGGCGGATGGCGAAGGCCGACGATGTCTAAGAGCGTGCTGGCGGCTGGCACGACGGGACGATGTAGGACAGCGGCTTCTGGTATCGGGGTGGCGGCGACTTTGGGGTACCCTCTTTGGACATCGCCCGGCTGGATCCGGATCGGATCGGCGCAACAGCCGCGCAATATTCCAAAGTTCAGGAAAGTTCAGCCCTGTGAGCGCCCCGATTTGCAAGTCGCGGAATGCTGGATGTCCGCGGCACGTCCGATCATGGCTGCACTCGCAAGCGGGGCAGCGACCATCTTTTTGTTCACCGAATGAAAGAGCCGGATGAAGGCTGGCACAGCCGAATAATGTAGGAAAGACCTATTTGAAGGCGATGTCTGTTTTGGCGTGGGAGCAGGCGTTTGCTACTATGTTGTACCCCGGCGAAGGCCGGGGCCCAGGGCTTTCGAAAGCCGAGCTGTGCGGATTGCCGCCCTGGACCCCGGCCTTCGCCGGGGCACACATTACCGTCGTTAGTGTCCGGTCGTTTCTTCGCCTTGTCATCCCGGGCTTGACCCGGGATCCCGCTTTTTGACGCACTCACCGACTTCTAGCGGGACCCCGGATCAAGTCCGGGGTGACGAGGATGTGGAGGGCAGCTTAAGCCACTCTCTTTCTCCGTTCGTGTCGAGCGAAGTCGAGACATCCATCGACGTCGAGCCTGGCCCGAGGGGCATCTCGACTTCGCTCGATGCGAGCGGGCCGATAAGCCAGAGCGCAGCAATCGGTCGCTACCCGTCGCCTTGCTCCGATCCGCGTGCGCGTTGGAAACCGTCCGGGCGTGCCCGGCGCCAGCGTAGCCCGACCATCAGGACGAACGGCCAGAATATCGTATTGAGGACATCGAACGCGCTGTCGGGCATTCGCCAGGCACCATGTGCGATGCGATCGGCGACCTCCTTTGCGATGGCCGCAGCCAGGACGAACAGAAACGGCGTCCATGTCGCAAGCGAACGCCGTGTCACGATTCGCGCAAGAAACAGGACGACCATGCCGCCGTGGACGTGCAGCAGGCTGTCCGACGCACCGGTGCTCATGCCCAGCGCGGAGCTCAGCGGGCGGTAGAAATCGATGAGGTTTTCCATCGCGACGCGCTAAAGCATCAGGCAAATGAACCTGCCGTTACCGACGACATGTGCGCCAAAGAAACGTCAGGCGTTCAATTCACCATCCGCTCATAGCCCTCCCAATAGGGAGCGCGCAGGTCTTTTCTCAAAATCTTGCCGCTGGCGTTCCGGGGCAGCGCATCGATCACGTCGATGCTGCGCGGGCATTTGAAGGGAGCAATGCGTTCGCGCGCCCAGGCGATGATGTCGGCTTCTTCGACGCTCGTTCCGGGTTTGGCGACGACGACCGCCTTCACCGTCTCCCCCCACTTCTGGTCGGGAATGCCGATCACAGCGACTTCCTGCACCGCCGGATGGCCGAAGATCGCGCTTTCGACTTCGGCCGGATAGACATTCTCGCCGCCGGTGATGATCATGTCCTTCATCCGGTCGTGGATGAAGAGATAGCCGTCGGCGTCGAGATAGCCCGCATCGCCGGTACGGATCCAGCCCTCGTCCGTCATCGTATTTGCCGTCGCGTCGGGCAGATTCCAATATCCCAGCATATTGTTCGAAGAGCGGGTGACCACCTCACCCACTTCGCCCGTCGGAACGGATTGACCGTCGGGTCCGAGGATGACGATTTCGACGCCGGGAAGCGCCTTGCCCGCCGACCGCATCCGCACATTGCCTTCCGGGTCGTGATCCTCGGGCGGCAGCATCGAGATCGTGCCCGTCGTCTCGGTCATCCCATAAGCTTGGATGAACTGCGCGCCGAAGACCGCGATGCACTGGCGCAGCAGTTCGAGCGGGATCGGCGCGGCGCCATAGAGGATATATTTGAGGCGGCTGTAATCGACGCTGGCGCAGCGCGGGTGCATCAGCAGCATCTGGAGCGCCGCGGGAACCATGAAGAAGCGGGTGACGCCGTGCTGCTCGACCGCGTCGAACACCCCGTCGGGGTTGAACTCCGCGAGCACGACGCCCGGCAATCCAGCGGCAAGCGCCATGATGCCGAGCCCGGTGCCGCCGATATGCGCGCACGGCATCGCGACCAGCACCGCCTCATCATCTTCCCATTTCGTGTACGGCAGATCGAGCGTGTTCGAATGTTTGCGCAGCGCGAAGAGATTGCGGTTCGACAGCACCGCACCCTTGGGGTTGCCGGTGGTGCCCGAGGTATAGAGCTGAAGCACCGCGTCGTTGGTACCCGACGGATCGAAGGACAGGCGCTCGGCCCCGTCGATCATCGACCATGCGTCGGCGGCGCCGACGATCTTGGGATCGTTCTGAAGCTTTCCCGCTAGCTGTTCGGCGAGCGCATCGAACCCCGGGCCAGCAAAGACCATTTTCGCCTTCGTATCATTGACGATGAAGGCCCATTCGGTCGGCGAGAGGCGCCAGCCGATCGGTGCCATCACGATCCCCGCGCGCGCCGCGCCGTAGAAAAGGGTGAAATAGAGGTCGCTATTCTTGCCGATCCACGCGATGCGGTCGCCCTTCCGGAGCCCCGCCGCGATCAGCGCCGACGCCGCCCGCGCAGTGCGGTCATCGAGTTCGGCATAGGTATAGACGCGGTCCTCTTCGCGCAGCGCCACCCGATCGGGGCGCTCGCTGGCCCAATGGGTCAAGAATTCGTCAAATGTGAAAAGGTCCGAAACGTCGCGGCCCATCGCCTCTCTCTCCTCGAATCGCATCTCTTTCGTGCAATTGGTGAGAGGCTAGCGCCTGCGGGGGCCGCGTAAAGCGCCGATCGCCCATACTGTCAGGTCCGTCAGGTGCGGCGGAACAACAGCATCAGGTTATTTGCAGGCATCGCGCGGCGTTCAGCGAAGGCGAGACCGGCATCGACGGCGGCTGCTTTTACGGCGTCGGTATCGCGAAGCCCCCACGCAGGATTACGGCTGCGCAGGCTGGCATCGAAGGCTAGATTGCTCTCCGCCGTCGGGGCATCGGGCTCAAAATAGGGGCCGTAAAGGATCAACGGCGCGCCGCGGGCAAGCAGCCGGACTGCGCCAGCGAGCAGGCCCGTCGTCGCCTCCCACGGGCTGATATGCACCATATTGATGCAGAGGATCGCATCGGCGCGGTCCAACGGCCATACATCGGACGCCGCATCGAGGGCGATCGGCGGAGCAATATTCGCCAGCCCGGCGTCAACGCGATAGGCCGCGATCGACGTCAGCCCGGCGGGGTCGGGATCGGTTGGTTGCCAATCCAGATCCGGAAAAGCAGCGGCGAAATGCACCGCATGTTCGCCCGATCCGCTCGCGACTTCCAGCACTGACCCGGTCGCAGGGAGCCAATCGCGCAGAACCGCAACGATCGCGTCGCGATTGCGCAGCGTTGCCGGTGCATGGCGCTTGTCACCCGGCGCGCCCTCCCCCGGCGTCCAGGGTTGCGGCGTCACTTGGTCGCCTGTGCCCGCGCGCGGCGTTCACGCACGATCAGCCAGCCGAACAAGCCCACCGGGCCGGCCATCAGCGTCAGAAACAGGAAGGGAAATTGCACGATGCGGCTGAAGCCCTTCTGATCGGCGTCGCGCGCGATCCACATGCCGGTAAAAAGGTCGAAGGCCAGGTAATGGATCCACCCCATCGTCGCGCCGCCCGGGCTGTCGAACAGCTTCATCACGCCCTTCAGCGTGGTGAAGTCCGCCCCGCTCGCTCCGCCGGGGTCGATGCCGCCGGTCAGGAAACCGACGATCAATATCGTATAGGCAAGGCAGAGCAGGAAGACGCCCGCATAGAGGATCGCCGCGAGGATTTTCGGGCTGCGCGGCAGAAAGGCGAGTGCGATCCAGCCCGCGAAAGCCCAGTAATTGGCCAACAGAAAGATATTGTCCCAGCTCATCGCGCGCTCCCCCGCCCTGTCAGATCAGTCCGCCGAGCCCGAACAGCACGACGCCCGCCAGCAAAGCAATGGCGCCGGTGACGGTGATCAGCAAGGTCATTCGCGCGGCCGACGCGCGGCGCGAGATGAAGAAGGCCGTCGCGAGGCCGAGCCCGATCGCGAAAAGCGGTGCGTAGACGAACGCCCAGTCATAGCTGAACTCGCGGCGAACCCGGACCATCTCCCATTGCTCGACGACAAGACCATAGGCAGTGATCGCGATCAGCCAGCCGAGAAGCGCGACGATCGCGAACAACGCACCGGCCGCGATGCAACCCGCGCCGGAGCGCGGCTGGGGACGTTCGGGGCCGGGCGCCGGTTCGGTCATCAGCCCTCCCAGGCGAGGACGGGCTTGCGTGCCGCGAGCGTCTCGTCGAGGCGCGCGCGCGGTGCGAAGTGCGGCGCGGTCTTCAGCGCCGGGTCGCCGTTCTTCGCGCGCATTGCGATGCTGCGGAGGGCGCCGATGAACTGGTCGAGCACGGCCTTGCTCTCGGTCTCGGTCGGCTCGACGAGCATCGCGCCATGGACGACGAGCGGGAAATAGACCGTCATCGGGTGATAGCCCTCGTCGATCAGCCCCTTGGCGATGTCGAGCGTCGAGAAACCCTCGGCGAGGCCTTTATCGCTGAACAGTGCTTCGTGCATGCACGGCCCCGAGCGGCCGAAGGGCGCGTCGAGCACATCCTCGAGGCTGCGCAGCACATAGTTCGCGTTGAGCACCGCATCTTCGGCAACCTGCTTGAGGCCGTCGGCTCCGTGGCTGAGGATATAGGTCAGCGCACGGGTGAACATGCCCATCTGACCGTGGAAGGCGGTCATGCGGCCGAAGGTCTGCGGATGATCCTCGCCCGCATTTTCCTCTTCGATCAGGCGGAAGCTGTCGCCTTGCCGGGTCACGAAAGGCAGGGGTGCGAAGGGCGCGAGCGCCTCGGACAGCACGACCGGACCCGAGCCAGGACCGCCGCCGCCGTGCGGGGTCGAGAAGGTCTTGTGCAGGTTGATATGCATAGCATCGACGCCAAGGTCGCCGGGGCGCACGCGCCCGACGATGGCGTTGAAGTTCGCGCCGTCGCAATAGACATAGCCGCCCGCAGCATGGACCGCATCCGAGATCGCCTTCATGTCGCGCTCGAACAGGCCGCAGGTGTTAGGGTTGGTGATCATCACCCCGGCGACGTCGGGGCCAAGGCGTGCCTTCAACGCTTCAAGGTTGACGCGGCCGGCCTCGGTCGCCGGGATATCCTCGACGGTAAAGCCCGCAAAGGCCGCAGTCGCGGGGTTGGTGCCGTGCGCGCTTTCGGGGACGAGGATGACACGGCGGTCTTCGCCGCGCGCCTCGAGCGCCGCCTTGATGCAGAGGATACCGCAGAGTTCGCCATGCGCGCCGGCCTTGGGCGACATCGCGACGCTGTGCATGCCGGTGAGCGTGATCAGCCATTCGGCGAGCTCGTGGATCACCGCATAGGCACCCTGCACCGTTTCCTGCGGCTGCAGCGGGTGGACGTCGGCAAAGCCGGGCATCCGCGCCACCTTTTCGTTGAGGCGCGGGTTATGCTTCATCGTGCAGCTACCGAGCGGGAAGAGACCGAGATCGATCGCATAATTCTGGCGGCTGAGGCGCGTATAGTGACGCACCGTTTCGGACTCGCTGAGGCCCGGCAGGCCGATGGGCGCGGTGCGCGCAAGGCCGCCGAGGTCAAAGGCAGGTGCCGTTTCGTCGAAATCGACCCCGGTCGTCTCGCTGCCGCCAATCTCGAAGATCAGCGGTTCTTCGAGCATCAGCGCGCGGTTTCCTGTAAAGGTGACATTGTCGTCGGCACCGCCGGCAACATTCATTTCGGGGCGCCAGCCGGCGCGGTTGAGCGCGGTCATGCCAGCACCTCCTTCAGGGCAGCGGCGAAGGCGGCGATATCCGCCTCGGTCACGGTTTCGGTCACGGCGACGACGAGGCCGTTTTCAAGGCCTTCATTGTCGGGATAGAGGCGGCCGAGCGAGACGCCGCCGAGGATATCCCGCTCCGCAAGCTTGTGGATCACCGGGCGTGCCGCGGTGGGAAGCAGCAGCGTGAATTCGTTGAAGAAGCTGTTGTTCAGCACCGACACGCCCGGCAGCTTCGCGAGTTCGGCGGCAGCAGCCTGCGCGCGGCCGTGATTGATCGCGGCGAGTTGACGAAGGCCCGCTTCACCGAGCAACGTCATATGGATGCTGAAGGCCAGCGCACAGAGCCCTGAATTGGTGCAGATATTGCTCGTCGCCTTTTCGCGGCGAATATGCTGTTCGCGCGTCGAGAGCGTCAGCACGAAACCGCGCTTGCCATTGGCGTCGACGGTTTCGCCGCACAGGCGACCCGGCATCTGGCGGACATATTTGGTCTTGCACGCGAACAAGCCGACATAGGGTCCGCCGAACTGCAGCCCGACACCAAGCGATTGGCCCTCACCCACGACGATATCCGCGCCCATTTCGCCCGGCGACTTGATGAGACCGAGCGCGACGGGTTCGGTCACGACCGCGATCAACAGCGCACCCGCCGCCTGGCAGGCCTCGGCCAGCTTCGTCATATCATCGATGCGGCCAAGGATATCGGGATATTGGACGACGACGCAGCTTGTGTCCTTGTCGATCGCCGAGGCCAGCGCCGCCCAGTCGGTCCCAGCCTCGAGACTGGGGTCGCCGTCGACGAGCGTATCGCCGGTATATTTCGCCATCGTGCGCGCAACGCTGCGATAATGCGGGTGAAGCCCGGTCGAGAGCAAGGCCTTGGCGCGCTTGGTGATGCGGCGCGCCATGACGATTGCTTCCCAGCACGCGGTCGAGCCGTCGTACATCGACGCATTGGCAACGTCGGTGCCGAGCAGCCGCGCGACCTGCGACTGGAATTCGAACAGCATCTGCAGCGTGCCCTGCGCGATTTCGGGCTGATAGGGCGTGTAGGCGGTCAGGAACTCGCCGCGCTGGATCAGATGATCGACGCTTGCCGGCACATGATGGCGATAGGCGCCGGCGCCGAGGAAAAAGGGTCCCTCGCCCGCGGCGCGGCTGCGGCGTGCGAGCGCGCCCATATGACGTTCGACCGCAAGCTCGCTCGCATGGTTCGGCAGGCCGGCGATCGGGCCGTCCAGTCGCGCTTCGGCGGGGACGTCGACGAACAGATCGTCGATCGACGACGCGCCAACGCTGGCGAGCATCGCCGCGCGATCATCGGAAGTCAGAGGGAGATAACGCATGAACTACTCCGGGGAAGAGGCTGGATTGACGGAATAAAGCCGGGCGGTGTCGGCAAGTGTGCCGGTGAAAACGGTCGGTCCCGCATGGGTCGTATGGACCCATGGCGCGAGCCAGATACGAAAGCCGGCGTCGCGGACGCGGCGGCAGAAGGCATAGTCGTCCGAGAGCAAAGCCTGGCTTTCGGGGTCGATGAGCGGGCAGAAGAAAGCAGTCTCGGTTTCGCCAACGCGGTGCGCCTGCCGCTCCGCCGGGTCGGGACGGAAGACCAGGTCGGGAAGAGATGTGCGCAGCCCCTCCAGCACCTCGCGGCGGATGAGCATCATCGCGGTGCCGAGCCGCGACAGCTCGACCAGATCGGTCAGCTTGAAATTCTGCTCGGGATGCAGAAAGTGCAGCGCAAATTCGCCAGCATAACGTGCAAGCTCGGCCGGATTCTCCTTCGCGAGGCCAAGCTCTGCCGCGCGCGCGACATTGCTCCAGTTGACCATTCGCCGCGGATAGGCCGCGCCGAGGACGCCGACTTCCGGGTTGGCGTCCATCGCGCGGACCATCGAGAATATGTCGTCGGGCGAAAAATCAATATCCGCATCGATGAACAACATATGCGTGCAGTCGCTGGCGAGGAACATCGCCGCCAGCATGTTTCGCGCGCGCGAGATCGACGGCTGATAGAGGATGAATTCGAACCGGACCGGCACGCCCATCGCCTGCGCGCGGAGCGCAAGATCGAGCGCCGCGCGGACATAAGTGCCCTGCGCGCCCTCATAGATGGGCGTCGCCACCATCAGGCGGCAATTGGCTGGCGCGGCGTCGGTCATCTTGTCCCTCCCCCTCCCGCCCGCGGGAGGGGCTATCGGTTACAGGCCAGGTTTACAGGGCGTCGCAGAAGACCTTGTACGCAGCAGCGTCCATCAGGCCGTCGAGCTGGCTCTTGTCGCCGAGTGTCATGCGGAAGAACCAGCCTTCGCCTTCGGGATCCGAATTGACGAGCGAGGGATCTTCCTCGAGCTGGCCATTGCCTTCGGTCACGGTGCCGTCGACCGGCGCATAGACGTCGCTTGCCGCCTTCACCGACTCAACGACCGCGGCATCGCCGCCCTTGCTGAGTTCGGCGCCGGTGTCGGGAACTTCGACGAACACGATGTCGCCAAGCTGGCCCTGCGCGAAGTCGGTAATGCCGACGGTCGCGACATCGCCGTCGACATCGATCCACTCATGCTCTTCGGTAAAATAACGCGGCATCACTCAACCTCCTGTTTTACGAACATATCGATGCGGAACGAACGGCATCGCCGCGACCGTGCAATGGACGAGCTTGCCGCGCACCTCGGCGGCAACCGCGGTTCCGGGCACGGCATGGTCGCGCGGGACATAGCCCATCGCGATGGGCGCGCCGACGCTGGGGGCAAAGCCGCCCGACGTCACGACGCCGATCTCATCCTCGCCGTCGAAAAGCTTGGCACCCTCGCGCACCGGAAGCTTGCCGTCGACGAGCAGGCCGACGCGTTTGCGCGGTGGGCCATCCTCAAGATGACCGAGAATGCGCGCGGCGCCGGGAAAATTCTCTTCTTCGCGGCGGCGTTTGCTCACCGCAAAGCCAAGGTCGGCTTCGGCGGGATCGGTCGCGGGAGTCAGGTCGTGGCCGTAGAGCGGCAGGCCGGC
This sequence is a window from Sphingopyxis sp. USTB-05. Protein-coding genes within it:
- the gcvH gene encoding glycine cleavage system protein GcvH → MPRYFTEEHEWIDVDGDVATVGITDFAQGQLGDIVFVEVPDTGAELSKGGDAAVVESVKAASDVYAPVDGTVTEGNGQLEEDPSLVNSDPEGEGWFFRMTLGDKSQLDGLMDAAAYKVFCDAL